One genomic region from Sphingobacterium multivorum encodes:
- a CDS encoding lysylphosphatidylglycerol synthase domain-containing protein: protein MTGRQKKYISLLLKILVFALATWYIAVKVSDKSNIEKFKTLVAGLEQHSVVWTLVLIVVLMLVNWLLEVVKWQYLASKLERISFWRAFQSVFCGLTWAIFTPNRIGEYGGRVLFLQPQHRAKGAVAMGVGLFAQLVLTSVAGSLSIAWFICKFLSTPLTVQFGVWLLAIIYAGGFVILYFNVKWIDLLVGKIKFLKRIKPFFEVLEHYSMRELRIVLLNSLARFVIFTSQYIILMKLTLPELPLLSMVLMIFILFFVQAALPTLDIFDFSVRSFVASNLYSYITTQEIAVMAIVSCIWFVNLILPAIFGSIFVFKINFFGDTNS from the coding sequence TTGACAGGAAGACAAAAAAAATACATCAGTCTTTTATTGAAGATATTGGTTTTCGCTCTGGCGACCTGGTATATTGCCGTGAAAGTATCTGATAAAAGTAATATTGAGAAGTTTAAAACCCTAGTAGCAGGTTTAGAACAACATTCTGTTGTTTGGACCCTGGTTCTGATCGTGGTGTTAATGCTTGTAAATTGGTTGCTTGAAGTCGTTAAATGGCAGTATCTTGCCTCTAAACTGGAGCGTATTTCATTTTGGCGGGCCTTCCAATCCGTTTTTTGCGGACTTACCTGGGCTATTTTTACTCCCAATAGGATTGGAGAGTATGGTGGACGTGTTCTTTTTTTACAGCCTCAACATCGCGCAAAAGGAGCCGTGGCGATGGGCGTTGGATTGTTTGCACAATTGGTGCTCACAAGCGTTGCGGGATCATTAAGTATCGCTTGGTTTATCTGTAAATTTCTCTCAACTCCTTTAACCGTACAATTTGGTGTATGGCTACTTGCAATTATTTATGCCGGAGGATTTGTCATCTTATATTTCAATGTAAAATGGATCGATTTATTGGTCGGCAAAATTAAGTTTTTGAAACGGATTAAGCCTTTCTTTGAAGTATTGGAACATTATTCAATGCGCGAGCTCCGTATTGTTCTTTTAAATTCTTTGGCGCGATTTGTCATTTTTACTTCTCAGTATATCATCTTGATGAAGCTAACGCTACCTGAGTTACCGCTTTTATCCATGGTTCTGATGATTTTTATCCTGTTTTTTGTGCAGGCAGCGCTACCTACATTGGATATTTTTGATTTCAGTGTTAGAAGTTTCGTTGCAAGCAATCTATATAGTTATATTACCACACAGGAAATTGCTGTAATGGCTATTGTTTCCTGCATTTGGTTCGTCAATTTGATTCTTCCAGCTATATTTGGTTCTATTTTTGTTTTTAAGATAAATTTTTTCGGTGATACAAATTCTTAA
- a CDS encoding DUF2089 family protein translates to MKKIPVDCPCCEAKLKVAKLVCDSCETEVVGKFSLPVLMQLTVEEQEFVLNFLIHSGSLKEMANQMGKSYPTVRNILDDLIQKVKALTNKNSVGRNRNI, encoded by the coding sequence ATGAAAAAAATACCGGTTGATTGCCCTTGTTGTGAAGCGAAGTTAAAAGTCGCTAAATTGGTGTGTGACTCCTGTGAAACCGAAGTTGTTGGAAAGTTTTCATTACCCGTGTTAATGCAACTTACTGTTGAGGAGCAAGAATTTGTTCTGAATTTTTTGATACACTCAGGAAGTTTAAAGGAAATGGCAAACCAAATGGGAAAATCCTATCCGACAGTTCGTAATATCCTGGATGATCTGATTCAAAAAGTGAAAGCTCTTACGAATAAAAATAGTGTTGGCAGAAATAGAAATATTTAG
- a CDS encoding alpha/beta hydrolase family protein, which produces MRKILYLFIICFHFSCTHAQTFDGSWKGEVEVSGQKLLLVFNIQKDSAGKWNGTFESPMQTAQKFPINQIRIQHDSIWMDVKNIGLLYAGFLDRDKDVMKGVMKQGPFESAMILVRSENEQSGLSRKQDVFPPYSYTEEEVSFKNSAGNAVLTGSLTYPKNGGPFPALVLVNGSGQQNRDSEVFGHRPFKVLADHLTKNGFAVLRYDDRGVGGSKGEVNLATTIDFASDANAAVDFLSKKAIVDVDKIGMIGHSEGALIAEIVASENSKVKYTALLSGPVIKGDSLLILQSYALGKAGGLSEAALQTNKANNRRLYTILLEDAPPKALAESLEKELIQQNNGNPLTADMKIKLSPMMSPWFRTFLRIDPAYYLKQLKIPVFASFGGKDVQVPANENIYCLQHLHLKTTDVTIKDYPNLNHLFQHAQTGKIEEYFENSESFNEQLMDDLTKWLKLKTN; this is translated from the coding sequence ATGAGAAAAATTTTATACCTATTTATCATTTGTTTTCATTTTTCATGTACCCATGCGCAGACATTTGATGGCTCATGGAAGGGCGAGGTTGAGGTTTCAGGGCAGAAGCTGCTACTGGTATTCAATATTCAAAAAGATAGTGCAGGGAAGTGGAATGGTACCTTTGAGAGTCCGATGCAAACAGCGCAGAAATTTCCAATCAATCAAATACGTATTCAACACGATTCCATTTGGATGGATGTTAAGAATATAGGTCTTCTGTATGCGGGCTTTTTGGATCGAGATAAAGATGTTATGAAAGGGGTGATGAAACAAGGCCCCTTTGAATCTGCTATGATTTTAGTACGAAGCGAGAATGAACAGAGTGGACTTTCTCGTAAGCAGGATGTTTTTCCTCCTTATAGCTATACGGAAGAGGAAGTTTCGTTTAAAAATAGTGCCGGCAATGCAGTTCTTACGGGCTCTCTGACTTATCCTAAAAATGGTGGACCATTCCCCGCATTGGTGTTGGTCAACGGTAGCGGTCAGCAGAATAGGGATTCTGAAGTGTTTGGTCACAGGCCATTTAAGGTGCTTGCAGATCATCTTACCAAAAACGGTTTTGCTGTATTACGTTACGATGATCGAGGGGTAGGCGGCTCTAAAGGAGAAGTTAATTTAGCGACAACAATTGATTTTGCCTCTGATGCCAATGCTGCAGTTGATTTTCTCAGCAAAAAAGCTATAGTAGATGTGGATAAAATCGGAATGATCGGGCATAGTGAGGGAGCCCTAATTGCCGAAATAGTGGCATCCGAGAACAGTAAGGTAAAGTATACTGCACTTTTGTCTGGCCCTGTGATCAAAGGAGATTCTTTACTGATCTTACAGAGTTATGCTTTAGGAAAAGCGGGCGGATTATCTGAAGCAGCATTACAGACCAATAAAGCAAATAATCGAAGATTGTATACTATTCTATTGGAAGATGCGCCACCAAAGGCATTGGCCGAATCGTTGGAAAAAGAACTTATTCAGCAAAATAACGGTAATCCCCTGACTGCTGATATGAAAATTAAACTCAGTCCAATGATGAGCCCCTGGTTTAGAACGTTTCTTCGTATCGATCCGGCTTATTATCTGAAGCAGCTAAAAATACCGGTTTTTGCTTCATTTGGCGGAAAGGACGTCCAAGTTCCTGCAAATGAAAACATTTATTGTCTCCAACACCTGCACTTAAAGACTACTGACGTCACCATTAAGGATTATCCCAATTTGAATCACCTTTTTCAGCATGCGCAA
- a CDS encoding glycosyltransferase family 2 protein, producing MRRGWFLLSEPNNTVRPTMTVSVIIAARNEELNIRRTIESILGQNYPRELLELIIIDDHSDDSTSLIVKEYEEKGVKLIQLNENGRLNSYKKLAISRAIDCCRGEIIITTDADCRMGSNWLKTVISTFEKEDAYLQSSPVVYSEENSFFERLQTLEFLYLIGLGAAGIGNKKPTTCNGANLAYRKDIFKQMGGFKGIDELASGDDELFLHKVAEQYPDRITFCKSQDAVVYTDAKPDLKSFISQRRRWASKSTKYKNKGVIALGISIWFFNLLILVAAVLAFCGVKFVAWVVLFALLLKMTVEFLFIQPLTRFASRNELLWYLPLLSLAHILYLAYIGILGNVGKYDWKGRQVK from the coding sequence ATGCGCAGAGGCTGGTTCTTGCTTTCGGAGCCTAACAATACTGTTAGGCCAACAATGACCGTATCTGTCATTATCGCAGCGCGGAATGAGGAGTTAAATATTAGGCGCACCATTGAATCGATACTAGGGCAAAATTATCCTAGAGAACTCCTGGAGTTAATTATTATCGATGACCATTCGGACGATAGTACGTCTTTGATTGTGAAAGAATATGAAGAAAAAGGTGTCAAGCTGATTCAATTGAACGAAAATGGCCGTTTGAATTCCTACAAGAAATTGGCAATTTCAAGGGCAATAGACTGCTGTCGTGGCGAAATTATTATTACCACTGATGCAGACTGCCGCATGGGGTCGAACTGGCTAAAGACGGTTATCAGTACATTTGAGAAAGAAGATGCCTATCTACAATCTTCTCCAGTGGTGTATTCGGAAGAAAACAGTTTTTTTGAACGACTGCAGACCCTGGAATTTTTGTATTTGATAGGTTTGGGTGCTGCAGGTATTGGTAATAAAAAACCAACGACCTGTAATGGTGCGAATTTGGCCTATCGAAAGGACATTTTTAAACAAATGGGTGGATTTAAAGGGATTGATGAGCTTGCATCTGGAGATGATGAACTTTTTTTACATAAGGTAGCAGAACAATATCCCGATCGTATAACCTTTTGTAAATCACAAGATGCCGTTGTTTATACAGATGCAAAACCAGATTTGAAATCATTCATTAGTCAGCGTAGACGCTGGGCTTCAAAAAGTACCAAATATAAAAATAAAGGTGTCATCGCATTGGGGATTTCCATTTGGTTTTTCAACTTATTGATATTAGTTGCTGCAGTCCTTGCGTTCTGTGGTGTGAAATTTGTTGCTTGGGTAGTACTGTTCGCGTTGTTATTGAAGATGACTGTCGAATTTCTTTTTATTCAACCTTTAACCAGGTTCGCAAGCAGAAATGAACTCTTATGGTATCTTCCTTTATTAAGCCTGGCTCATATCCTTTATCTAGCTTATATCGGCATATTGGGTAATGTTGGGAAGTATGACTGGAAAGGAAGGCAGGTCAAGTAG
- a CDS encoding lysophospholipid acyltransferase family protein, translated as MKKFLGYFLSIIFWFCFGLSLIIFHPIQWLCLKLGGYNAHKKSVDILNACLVACYYTLFNRVTFIDNKNIPTGQPIVFVANHQSTFDIPPMIYFLRRFHGKFISKIELASGIPSISFNLKHGGAANIDRNDPKQSIAEILKLANNMKTKNWSAFIFPEGTRSKTGKMKAFHVGGIATLLKKNPNALVVPIAITGSYEMVQYGMYPLTPFLHMTWEVLNPLDTEGKNIEEIVKLAEEAIKLKVEKLQ; from the coding sequence ATGAAGAAGTTTTTAGGCTATTTCCTATCTATAATATTTTGGTTTTGTTTTGGTTTATCCTTGATTATCTTTCACCCTATACAGTGGTTATGTTTAAAGCTGGGTGGATATAATGCACACAAAAAGAGTGTGGATATATTAAATGCCTGTCTCGTTGCCTGCTATTACACATTATTTAATCGGGTGACGTTTATCGACAATAAAAATATTCCAACAGGGCAACCCATTGTCTTTGTAGCCAATCACCAAAGCACCTTTGATATTCCGCCAATGATCTATTTTTTACGCAGGTTTCATGGAAAATTTATTTCTAAAATTGAACTTGCCAGCGGTATACCTAGCATCTCCTTTAACTTAAAACATGGTGGTGCCGCAAATATAGATCGCAATGACCCCAAACAGTCTATTGCTGAGATATTGAAGCTTGCCAATAATATGAAAACCAAAAACTGGTCGGCGTTTATTTTTCCAGAGGGAACAAGATCGAAAACCGGAAAAATGAAGGCCTTTCATGTTGGCGGAATTGCCACATTACTAAAGAAGAATCCGAACGCACTCGTTGTTCCTATCGCCATCACAGGATCATATGAAATGGTACAATATGGGATGTATCCATTAACCCCATTTCTTCATATGACCTGGGAGGTTCTAAATCCTTTGGATACGGAGGGCAAGAATATTGAAGAGATCGTTAAATTAGCTGAGGAAGCTATAAAACTCAAGGTCGAAAAATTGCAGTAA